A genomic segment from Aegilops tauschii subsp. strangulata cultivar AL8/78 chromosome 1, Aet v6.0, whole genome shotgun sequence encodes:
- the LOC141036961 gene encoding uncharacterized protein: MVHIRDTEVHFKITTVYGPTDSSCKDVFFAELIDQKPPSGVKWLALGDFNQIYRARDKNKRNVNRSRINRFRATLQNCELQEIHLQNRRFTWSNERMNPTLCKLDSFFCNAEWDLQFNTHILHALSSSLSDHALCSLPM, translated from the coding sequence ATGGTCCACATCAGGGACACCGAGGTCCACTTTAAAATCACAACCGTCTACGGCCCTACTGATTCCTCTTGCAAAGATGTGTTCTTTGCGGAGCTCATCGATCAAAAACCACCAAGTGGGGTGAAATGGTTGGCGCTTGGTGACTTCAATCAAATATACCGGGCACGTGACAAAAACAAGAGAAATGTTAACCGTAGCCGCATAAACCGTTTCCGGGCAACTCTTCAAAATTGTGAGCTGCAAGAGATTCACCTACAGAATAGGCGTTTCACATGGAGTAACGAGAGGATGAACCCGACGTTGTGCAAGTTGGACTCCTTCTTTTGCAACGCCGAGTGGGATCTCCAATTCAACACTCACATCCTCCATGCCCTGTCATCCTCGCTTTCGGACCATGCCCTCTGCTCCTTGCCGATGTGA